The sequence TGCCCGGGATCTGCATCTCCAGACGGTTGTCAATAACGGATTGACGATTCCGGATATCCCGGATGAAGGCCTTTCCCTGGAAGAGGTGGAAAAAGGATTGATCCGCAAAGCCCTTGATAAAGCGGCAGGCAACAGATCGGAGGCCGCCAGATTATTAAAGATGCCCCGGCATGTGCTTATCTATCGACTGGAAAAATTCGGTCTTTGATGGCGGCGTAAAAAATAAATAGACAATCCCGCTGTTTTGTTTTTTCATTTTCAGCCTTCAGCCTTCAGCCTTCAGCCTTCAGCCTTCAGCCTTTGTGCCTGTACCTCTATTTCACTTCATAGCTGAAAACATTAACGAGCTTTGTGTCATCGGCGATGAGCTTTGTTTTGATCGTATAGCTCCCTTTTGCCGTGAAATCCACATCTGCACCAAATCCGCCGCCCATTCCCATGGTCATCGCCTTCTGAATGCTGCCGTTCGGAGAGGTGACCAGGTAACCGATCTTGGCGGATTCCATTGCCTTGCCGTGCGCATCGGTGACATACACCATGAGATGGTGGGACTTCATCTCAGCAGGGGCGCCCGAGTCTTTCATCCCGGCCATTTTTTCCTTCATGTCGATCACATGGTAGGTGAAGGTGAAGCCATCCTGTGCACTGGTGCCGATGAGTTCACCAACATGCTGGGAGTGGTCCATGGTGGCGTGTTTGTTATGGTCCATAGTGTCTTGGGCGCTGGGGGCCATATTGTGTTTGCTGTGATCCATTTCCATGGCAGATACCTGGCCTGCCAATGCAAAGAATATCAGGGTAAGTGTGGTGATGATTGATTTGTTCATTGTTGTCTCCTTTAGGAAATAATGGATTGTTAATTGGTCTGATTTTAAGGTTTAGCCTCCGCCTTTCAGGCGGATAGTTTTAGCCAGTGGTTGATTTTTTTGAATATCGAATGTCGAACAGATAATAATGAATATTGAAGGGCGGAAGATTTATTAATTGAGAAAGTACATCGCTTCGATATTCGATGTTCCGTGTTCGATATTGTCCTCAAACAATACATCGGACGATTGACACTGCGGTTCATGTCGGTCTGAAACCGGAAAATGCCGGTATTGCCGGGCTTTCAGTTCGCAATCACAGCGCCTCAATGCTTTCAGCTGCAGTCCTGATTTTCACCACCCGGTTGAGGTTGGCAACCGAGATAATCCCGTCGCCGGGTTTGCCGGTATGCGCCGCCTTTCTGATGGTCTCGACAATCATTGCCTCCTGGCGGTCCGAACAGATGACCTCGAGTTTTACCATGCGGTTGACGCTCCGCCCGAATTCAAGGTTCACCGTGGAATCATCGGCGTCGATATTGGGGCCCACTGCAAAAACACAGGTGAGGGTGGCATTGTTGATCCCGGACTCATGGAGGGCGGAAAGGACCTCGTCGGTGCGCGGCGTGCGGATATATGCCTTAATCTCTTTCATGATCAACCTCCTGGGGCAAAGGTGAACTGGACGCGCCGTTTTTCTGTAATTCCCGGCGTTTCCAGATATCGTAGATCGCCGGAATGATCACCAGGGTAAGGATGGTGGAAGAGATCAGTCCGCCCACCATGGGGGAGGCGATTCGCTTCATGACTTCCGAACCGGTTTCCGTGCCGGTCATAACCGGCAGCAG comes from Pseudomonadota bacterium and encodes:
- a CDS encoding P-II family nitrogen regulator; this translates as MKEIKAYIRTPRTDEVLSALHESGINNATLTCVFAVGPNIDADDSTVNLEFGRSVNRMVKLEVICSDRQEAMIVETIRKAAHTGKPGDGIISVANLNRVVKIRTAAESIEAL